The proteins below are encoded in one region of Apium graveolens cultivar Ventura chromosome 4, ASM990537v1, whole genome shotgun sequence:
- the LOC141718053 gene encoding uncharacterized protein LOC141718053 isoform X3, which produces MSSDWITYLQMAPLLAGDSTSLSYWLNWRFSLCALIVIVSMCVAAFIIWKFENSAHSEPDYKRTEQQGSWLWYADEVWRPCVKGIHPICLMTYRIIAFCSVLTALIVDITVQGQSMFHYYTQWTFTLVAIYFGFGTLFSIHGCFQHHKSSTVYISKNNEEDTERGPYASLTCGEALKGVQEEKSLDYQEKYFVFRSALDCGHSYQVLFQMTAGAVMLTDCVYWCIIFPFLTAQDYKLSFLTFVEHSMNAILILGDTALNGMEISFCMYNVSMQRFPWFRISYFVLLTGVYVIFEWIVHASVSMWWPYPILDLSQQYAPL; this is translated from the exons ATGAGCAGCGACTGGATAACTTACTTGCAG ATGGCACCACTGCTGGCTGGTGATTCGACATCCCTGAGTTATTGGTTGAACTGGAGATTCTCTCTTTGTGCACTAATTGTCATTGTATCCATGTGCGTAGCAGCATTTATAATTTGGAAATTTGAAAATTCAGCTCATTCTGAACCTGATTATAAAAGGACTGAACAACAGGGTTCATGGCTTTGGTATGCTGATGAAGTTTGGAGGCCTTGTGTGAAAGGGATTCATCCAATTTGTTTGATGACATATCGAATTATCGCATTTTGTTCAGTTTTGACTGCACTTATTGTTGATATTACTGTTCAAGGACAGAGCATGTTTCACTATTACACACA GTGGACTTTTACCTTAGTTGCTATCTATTTTGGG TTTGGAACACTGTTTTCTATACACGGATGTTTCCAGCATCACAAATCAAGCACCGTATACATTTCTAAAAACAATGAAGAAGATACAGAACGAGGACCTTATGCTTCTCTTACATGTGGCGAAGCTTTAAAGGGGGTACAAGAGGAAAAATCCCTAGATTATCAGGAGAAATATTTTGTTTTCAGATCTGCACTTGATTGTGGTCATTCATATCAAGTTCTGTTCCAG ATGACTGCTGGTGCAGTAATGCTTACAGACTGTGTTTATTGGTGCATAATCTTTCCATTCCTCACTGCCCAAGATTACAAATTAAGTTTC TTGACATTTGTTGAGCATTCTATGAATGCAATTTTGATCCTTGGTGATACAGCTTTAAATGGCATG GAAATATCATTCTGCATGTACAATGTCTCAATGCAGCGGTTTCCCTGGTTCCGCATATCTTACTTTGTCTTATTGACCGGTGTTTATGTCATCTTTGAGTGGATTGTCCATGCATCTGTCTCAATGTG GTGGCCTTATCCGATTCTCGATTTGTCCCAACAATATGCTCCTTTATG A
- the LOC141718053 gene encoding uncharacterized protein LOC141718053 isoform X4, producing the protein MTYRIIAFCSVLTALIVDITVQGQSMFHYYTQWTFTLVAIYFGFGTLFSIHGCFQHHKSSTVYISKNNEEDTERGPYASLTCGEALKGVQEEKSLDYQEKYFVFRSALDCGHSYQVLFQMTAGAVMLTDCVYWCIIFPFLTAQDYKLSFLTFVEHSMNAILILGDTALNGMEISFCMYNVSMQRFPWFRISYFVLLTGVYVIFEWIVHASVSMWWPYPILDLSQQYAPLWYLIVAVLHLPCYAIFALIVQAKYYMLSRWFPQSHGCL; encoded by the exons ATGACATATCGAATTATCGCATTTTGTTCAGTTTTGACTGCACTTATTGTTGATATTACTGTTCAAGGACAGAGCATGTTTCACTATTACACACA GTGGACTTTTACCTTAGTTGCTATCTATTTTGGG TTTGGAACACTGTTTTCTATACACGGATGTTTCCAGCATCACAAATCAAGCACCGTATACATTTCTAAAAACAATGAAGAAGATACAGAACGAGGACCTTATGCTTCTCTTACATGTGGCGAAGCTTTAAAGGGGGTACAAGAGGAAAAATCCCTAGATTATCAGGAGAAATATTTTGTTTTCAGATCTGCACTTGATTGTGGTCATTCATATCAAGTTCTGTTCCAG ATGACTGCTGGTGCAGTAATGCTTACAGACTGTGTTTATTGGTGCATAATCTTTCCATTCCTCACTGCCCAAGATTACAAATTAAGTTTC TTGACATTTGTTGAGCATTCTATGAATGCAATTTTGATCCTTGGTGATACAGCTTTAAATGGCATG GAAATATCATTCTGCATGTACAATGTCTCAATGCAGCGGTTTCCCTGGTTCCGCATATCTTACTTTGTCTTATTGACCGGTGTTTATGTCATCTTTGAGTGGATTGTCCATGCATCTGTCTCAATGTG GTGGCCTTATCCGATTCTCGATTTGTCCCAACAATATGCTCCTTTATG GTACTTAATTGTTGCGGTGCTGCATCTTCCGTGCTATGCCATTTTTGCATTGATTGTTCAAGCAAAATACTATATGTTGTCCAGATGGTTTCCTCAGTCTCATGGATGTCTATGA
- the LOC141718053 gene encoding uncharacterized protein LOC141718053 isoform X1, with amino-acid sequence MSSDWITYLQMAPLLAGDSTSLSYWLNWRFSLCALIVIVSMCVAAFIIWKFENSAHSEPDYKRTEQQGSWLWYADEVWRPCVKGIHPICLMTYRIIAFCSVLTALIVDITVQGQSMFHYYTQWTFTLVAIYFGFGTLFSIHGCFQHHKSSTVYISKNNEEDTERGPYASLTCGEALKGVQEEKSLDYQEKYFVFRSALDCGHSYQVLFQMTAGAVMLTDCVYWCIIFPFLTAQDYKLSFLTFVEHSMNAILILGDTALNGMEISFCMYNVSMQRFPWFRISYFVLLTGVYVIFEWIVHASVSMWWPYPILDLSQQYAPLWYLIVAVLHLPCYAIFALIVQAKYYMLSRWFPQSHGCL; translated from the exons ATGAGCAGCGACTGGATAACTTACTTGCAG ATGGCACCACTGCTGGCTGGTGATTCGACATCCCTGAGTTATTGGTTGAACTGGAGATTCTCTCTTTGTGCACTAATTGTCATTGTATCCATGTGCGTAGCAGCATTTATAATTTGGAAATTTGAAAATTCAGCTCATTCTGAACCTGATTATAAAAGGACTGAACAACAGGGTTCATGGCTTTGGTATGCTGATGAAGTTTGGAGGCCTTGTGTGAAAGGGATTCATCCAATTTGTTTGATGACATATCGAATTATCGCATTTTGTTCAGTTTTGACTGCACTTATTGTTGATATTACTGTTCAAGGACAGAGCATGTTTCACTATTACACACA GTGGACTTTTACCTTAGTTGCTATCTATTTTGGG TTTGGAACACTGTTTTCTATACACGGATGTTTCCAGCATCACAAATCAAGCACCGTATACATTTCTAAAAACAATGAAGAAGATACAGAACGAGGACCTTATGCTTCTCTTACATGTGGCGAAGCTTTAAAGGGGGTACAAGAGGAAAAATCCCTAGATTATCAGGAGAAATATTTTGTTTTCAGATCTGCACTTGATTGTGGTCATTCATATCAAGTTCTGTTCCAG ATGACTGCTGGTGCAGTAATGCTTACAGACTGTGTTTATTGGTGCATAATCTTTCCATTCCTCACTGCCCAAGATTACAAATTAAGTTTC TTGACATTTGTTGAGCATTCTATGAATGCAATTTTGATCCTTGGTGATACAGCTTTAAATGGCATG GAAATATCATTCTGCATGTACAATGTCTCAATGCAGCGGTTTCCCTGGTTCCGCATATCTTACTTTGTCTTATTGACCGGTGTTTATGTCATCTTTGAGTGGATTGTCCATGCATCTGTCTCAATGTG GTGGCCTTATCCGATTCTCGATTTGTCCCAACAATATGCTCCTTTATG GTACTTAATTGTTGCGGTGCTGCATCTTCCGTGCTATGCCATTTTTGCATTGATTGTTCAAGCAAAATACTATATGTTGTCCAGATGGTTTCCTCAGTCTCATGGATGTCTATGA
- the LOC141718052 gene encoding pentatricopeptide repeat-containing protein At2g13600-like, whose translation MNGAFKTLQAINRTKNLKAYIQTSSSIFKDLSKQCSITHGAVLHCHLLKMGLSSANHIAVKLLIMYLKCRKTFEADQIIRDFNGFNLVAHTCLITANIEWGNLDEARKLFDEMPQRNEVSWTAMISGFFKYGRVEEALLFFDRNPFQDVYKWTAGISGLVQNGLTVKAVKLFLEMLEAGVFPNDVTFTSVVRACADLGDFRLGTTVLGLVVKSGFEDTVSVSNSFVTFHLRFGEKAMAMRIFDQMGEKDVVSWTAILDMYVERGELKEARRIFDEMPERNEVSWSAMISRYSQCGYTEESVNLFSQMVCSGFKPNISCFSSVINALATLEALKAGMSVHASTLKTGITRNVFICSSLVDLYCKCGNTVDARIVFETLEEKNVVCWNTMVSGYSLNGQLDEASDLFDQIPNKNIASWNSMIVGYMENEHFDKVFEVFNLMLLSGEIPDPSNCASVLCACASIASLGTGKNLHGKIIKLGLQPNTFVATALSDMYAKCGDIESSRYIFDKLPGKNDVSWTAMIQGLAENGFAEESISLFEEMLRSSSIAPNELILAAVLFACSHCGLVDKGIWYFSLMKDVYSLKPKERHYTCVVDMLSRSGRLSEAEKFITSTPCETEINAWAALLSGCKLYSEDEIAERAAKRIYELGEKKSGGYVLLSNVYASAGRWSDVMRTRQLMKERGLKKNGGCSWLELKNKTHIFYSQDGSHSQSAEIYGVLESLQSDMLIL comes from the coding sequence ATGAATGGCGCCTTCAAAACCCTTCAAGCCATCAACCGGACAAAAAACCTGAAAGCATACATACAAACAAGTTCATCTATCTTTAAAGATTTATCTAAACAATGTTCCATTACTCATGGGGCAGTCCTACATTGTCATTTATTGAAAATGGGTCTCTCATCAGCCAATCATATAGCTGTTAAACTGCTTATTATGTATCTTAAATGCAGAAAAACATTTGAAGCTGATCAAATTATAAGGGACTTTAATGGGTTTAATTTAGTTGCGCATACTTGTTTGATTACTGCTAATATTGAATGGGGCAATCTTGATGAAGCCCGTAAGTTGTTCGATGAAATGCCGCAGAGAAACGAGGTTTCTTGGACTGCTATGATTTCTGGGTTTTTTAAGTATGGTAGAGTGGAAGAGGCTTTGTTGTTTTTTGATAGGAACCCATTTCAGGATGTTTATAAATGGACGGCGGGGATTAGTGGGTTAGTACAGAATGGATTGACTGTGAAAGCAGTGAAGCTCTTTTTGGAAATGCTGGAAGCTGGTGTTTTTCCGAATGATGTTACGTTTACTTCTGTTGTGAGAGCTTGTGCAGATTTGGGAGACTTCCGTTTGGGGACGACTGTTTTAGGTTTAGTTGTTAAATCTGGCTTTGAGGACACTGTTTCGGTTTCTAATTCTTTTGTTACGTTTCATCTGAGGTTTGGTGAAAAAGCTATGGCGATGAGAATTTTTGATCAAATGGGGGAGAAAGATGTTGTTTCTTGGACTGCGATTTTAGACATGTATGTTGAGAGGGGTGAGCTGAAAGAAGCTCGTCGGATTTTTGATGAGATGCCTGAAAGAAATGAGGTCTCTTGGAGTGCAATGATTTCGAGGTACAGTCAGTGTGGTTACACTGAAGAGTCAGTGAATCTGTTCTCCCAGATGGTTTGTAGTGGGTTCAAGCCGAATATATCATGCTTTTCTAGTGTTATCAATGCGCTAGCTACTCTTGAGGCGCTAAAAGCTGGAATGAGTGTGCATGCAAGCACACTGAAAACTGGGATCACGCGAAATGTTTTCATTTGTAGTTCACTTGTTGATTTATACTGTAAATGTGGCAATACTGTAGATGCACGCATAGTTTTTGAAACTTTAGAAGAGAAGAATGTTGTTTGTTGGAACACTATGGTTAGTGGCTATAGTTTAAATGGCCAACTTGATGAAGCAAGCGACCTTTTTGATCAAATACCAAATAAAAATATTGCCTCTTGGAACTCTATGATTGTGGGCTACATGGAAAACGAACACTTTGACAAGGTCTTTGAGGTCTTTAATTTGATGCTTTTGTCTGGTGAAATTCCTGATCCATCTAACTGTGCAAGTGTGTTATGTGCTTGCGCCAGCATAGCTTCACTAGGAACAGGGAAGAATCTGCACGGAAAAATTATTAAACTTGGACTTCAACCTAATACGTTTGTGGCAACAGCACTAAGTGATATGTATGCAAAATGTGGAGACATTGAAAGCTCTAGATATATATTTGATAAGTTGCCAGGAAAGAATGATGTTTCTTGGACAGCCATGATTCAAGGCCTAGCAGAAAATGGATTCGCAGAAGAATCTATATCGCTGTTCGAAGAAATGCTAAGAAGTTCATCTATTGCGCCAAATGAGCTGATTCTGGCAGCAGTTCTATTTGCATGTTCCCATTGTGGTCTAGTTGATAAAGGGATCTGGTATTTTAGTTTAATGAAGGACGTTTATAGTTTAAAACCAAAGGAGAGACACTATACCTGTGTGGTAGATATGCTGTCTCGTTCAGGACGGCTTTCTGAGGCAGAAAAATTTATTACAAGTACACCATGTGAAACTGAAATAAATGCATGGGCCGCTTTATTAAGTGGCTGTAAACTATACAGTGAAGATGAAATAGCAGAAAGGGCAGCTAAAAGAATATATGAACTTGGCGAGAAGAAGTCTGGAGGTTACGTTCTATTGTCAAATGTTTATGCATCAGCTGGTAGGTGGAGTGATGTTATGCGCACTAGACAGCTGATGAAGGAGAGAGGATTAAAGAAAAATGGTGGATGTAGCTGGCTTGAACTGAAGAATAAAACACATATATTTTATTCACAGGATGGCAGTCACTCTCAATCAGCAGAGATATATGGGGTTTTAGAATCATTGCAGTCAGACATGCTGATCTTATAG
- the LOC141718053 gene encoding uncharacterized protein LOC141718053 isoform X2 — translation MSSDWITYLQMAPLLAGDSTSLSYWLNWRFSLCALIVIVSMCVAAFIIWKFENSAHSEPDYKRTEQQGSWLWYADEVWRPCVKGIHPICLMTYRIIAFCSVLTALIVDITVQGQSMFHYYTQWTFTLVAIYFGFGTLFSIHGCFQHHKSSTVYISKNNEEDTERGPYASLTCGEALKGVQEEKSLDYQEKYFVFRSALDCGHSYQVLFQMTAGAVMLTDCVYWCIIFPFLTAQDYKLSFLTFVEHSMNAILILGDTALNGMRFPWFRISYFVLLTGVYVIFEWIVHASVSMWWPYPILDLSQQYAPLWYLIVAVLHLPCYAIFALIVQAKYYMLSRWFPQSHGCL, via the exons ATGAGCAGCGACTGGATAACTTACTTGCAG ATGGCACCACTGCTGGCTGGTGATTCGACATCCCTGAGTTATTGGTTGAACTGGAGATTCTCTCTTTGTGCACTAATTGTCATTGTATCCATGTGCGTAGCAGCATTTATAATTTGGAAATTTGAAAATTCAGCTCATTCTGAACCTGATTATAAAAGGACTGAACAACAGGGTTCATGGCTTTGGTATGCTGATGAAGTTTGGAGGCCTTGTGTGAAAGGGATTCATCCAATTTGTTTGATGACATATCGAATTATCGCATTTTGTTCAGTTTTGACTGCACTTATTGTTGATATTACTGTTCAAGGACAGAGCATGTTTCACTATTACACACA GTGGACTTTTACCTTAGTTGCTATCTATTTTGGG TTTGGAACACTGTTTTCTATACACGGATGTTTCCAGCATCACAAATCAAGCACCGTATACATTTCTAAAAACAATGAAGAAGATACAGAACGAGGACCTTATGCTTCTCTTACATGTGGCGAAGCTTTAAAGGGGGTACAAGAGGAAAAATCCCTAGATTATCAGGAGAAATATTTTGTTTTCAGATCTGCACTTGATTGTGGTCATTCATATCAAGTTCTGTTCCAG ATGACTGCTGGTGCAGTAATGCTTACAGACTGTGTTTATTGGTGCATAATCTTTCCATTCCTCACTGCCCAAGATTACAAATTAAGTTTC TTGACATTTGTTGAGCATTCTATGAATGCAATTTTGATCCTTGGTGATACAGCTTTAAATGGCATG CGGTTTCCCTGGTTCCGCATATCTTACTTTGTCTTATTGACCGGTGTTTATGTCATCTTTGAGTGGATTGTCCATGCATCTGTCTCAATGTG GTGGCCTTATCCGATTCTCGATTTGTCCCAACAATATGCTCCTTTATG GTACTTAATTGTTGCGGTGCTGCATCTTCCGTGCTATGCCATTTTTGCATTGATTGTTCAAGCAAAATACTATATGTTGTCCAGATGGTTTCCTCAGTCTCATGGATGTCTATGA